One stretch of Aquimarina sp. Aq107 DNA includes these proteins:
- a CDS encoding fibronectin type III domain-containing protein, which produces MKTTYTFITILALSFIGCSNDDDVIIENKPPTSFTVTTEVINNDVTISWTEATDPEGEQVTYEIILNSESISTNEENTSYQIDDLSYETSYQGSIIAKDTDGLTTISGFTFSIGEKNNTPPTIELLGIDNGEVIQQFTNITLTWKGMDQENDPLRYIVRFGKNPESLGTLAVDYTEENYTIDYLTTGETYYWQISAFDSQMRSSSEIRGFKVYEKVFEGDYEIKNLQEMEAFANAGYTQVTGNFSLIDYADPNSEGLQSLNKINGNLIIQGTNLSDLEGFKNVEIMQGNLDIRNNDFIGNLEGLRRIKKISKGLFILRNPLLINLTGIENIDFTMDGYVSIIENDSLSDISILEKIRVINGFFWVASNISLTSIILPNLEEVNGNIFDEVFHSIGLLIRGNFNLESIQLPALIKASRAEIINNPLTTEINMDTITTIENELSISRNQNLITINGFQNLVGNSESFFLEISENRELEHIFFPSINSADKILIAQNNKLTTIQLNGLENVSTGFDILNNEILEDYCSLASYASIALAEQKEITTEGNLYNPTTEMISTREGCRL; this is translated from the coding sequence ATGAAAACAACATACACTTTTATCACAATACTAGCCTTATCATTTATTGGATGTTCTAACGATGATGACGTAATTATAGAAAACAAACCACCTACAAGTTTTACTGTTACAACAGAAGTCATAAATAATGATGTCACTATTTCTTGGACAGAAGCTACAGATCCAGAAGGAGAACAAGTCACTTATGAAATAATATTAAATTCTGAAAGTATTAGCACCAATGAAGAAAACACATCTTATCAAATAGACGATTTATCCTATGAAACTAGCTACCAAGGTAGCATAATAGCTAAAGATACAGACGGATTAACAACAATCAGTGGTTTCACTTTTAGCATTGGCGAAAAAAATAATACGCCTCCTACTATTGAGCTTTTAGGTATCGATAATGGTGAAGTAATACAACAATTCACCAATATTACCCTAACCTGGAAAGGAATGGATCAAGAAAATGATCCGTTACGATATATTGTTCGGTTCGGAAAAAACCCAGAAAGTTTAGGAACCTTAGCGGTTGATTATACAGAAGAAAATTATACTATAGATTATTTAACTACTGGAGAAACCTACTATTGGCAGATTAGTGCATTTGACAGCCAAATGAGAAGCAGTTCAGAAATTAGAGGTTTTAAGGTATATGAAAAAGTTTTTGAAGGAGATTACGAAATAAAAAACCTTCAAGAAATGGAAGCATTTGCCAACGCAGGGTATACCCAAGTTACAGGAAATTTTTCTCTCATAGACTATGCTGATCCTAATAGCGAAGGACTACAATCACTTAATAAAATCAATGGAAATCTTATCATACAAGGCACAAATCTTTCTGATTTAGAAGGGTTTAAAAACGTAGAAATTATGCAAGGAAACCTTGATATAAGGAATAATGACTTTATAGGAAATTTAGAAGGTCTTAGGAGAATCAAAAAAATAAGTAAAGGACTATTCATTCTAAGAAATCCACTACTTATAAATCTTACAGGAATTGAAAATATAGATTTCACAATGGATGGGTACGTTTCTATTATTGAAAACGATTCATTAAGTGACATTTCGATTCTTGAAAAAATACGTGTAATAAATGGGTTCTTTTGGGTAGCTTCAAACATTAGCTTAACTAGCATTATATTGCCCAATTTAGAAGAAGTAAACGGAAATATTTTTGATGAAGTTTTTCATTCTATAGGGTTATTAATCCGTGGTAATTTTAATCTAGAAAGCATACAACTTCCTGCTTTAATAAAAGCTTCCAGAGCAGAAATAATAAATAACCCCCTTACTACTGAAATTAATATGGATACTATTACAACTATTGAAAACGAACTTTCAATTTCCCGTAACCAGAATTTGATAACTATCAATGGTTTTCAAAATTTAGTTGGTAATAGCGAAAGTTTTTTTCTAGAGATCAGTGAAAACAGGGAATTAGAACATATTTTTTTCCCAAGTATTAATAGTGCTGATAAGATTTTAATAGCGCAAAATAATAAGTTAACCACTATCCAGCTCAATGGCTTAGAAAATGTATCGACCGGCTTTGACATTCTCAACAATGAAATTCTTGAAGATTATTGCAGTTTAGCAAGCTATGCTAGTATCGCACTCGCAGAACAAAAAGAAATCACCACTGAAGGAAATTTGTATAACCCAACTACAGAGATGATCTCTACTAGAGAAGGCTGTAGACTATAA
- a CDS encoding outer membrane beta-barrel protein has product MKTTFLLLIAALTLSTTYAQENSSFGFKKGDITISGTMSYSYQNSDSFRNDIDGNAYRFETKGHNFSIIPEIGYFVSSHFMTGLKFGYISSKTESFDNDLYDYTSKGRGYSTSLFGRYYFTPQKRVSLFIELEAGYTKNTIDSDRVFQVNDLTSYTNKVQNYSVTAAPGINIFINKDLSLTSRIGRIGYSNIKDNFSNSSGDTGTNKRDSIDASISLNNFYFGVLYRI; this is encoded by the coding sequence ATGAAAACAACATTTTTACTTCTAATCGCAGCACTAACATTATCCACAACTTATGCTCAAGAAAATTCTTCATTTGGATTTAAAAAGGGAGATATTACCATCTCTGGAACTATGAGTTATTCTTATCAAAACTCTGATTCTTTTAGAAATGATATAGATGGTAATGCTTATCGATTCGAAACGAAAGGACATAATTTTAGCATCATCCCCGAAATAGGTTACTTCGTATCATCGCATTTTATGACCGGTTTAAAATTTGGATATATTAGTTCCAAAACAGAAAGTTTTGATAATGATCTTTATGATTATACATCTAAAGGAAGAGGATATAGCACTAGTCTTTTCGGAAGATACTATTTCACTCCTCAAAAAAGAGTTTCATTATTTATAGAATTAGAAGCAGGTTATACAAAAAACACAATAGATTCTGATAGAGTATTTCAGGTTAATGATCTAACAAGTTATACTAATAAAGTTCAAAATTATAGTGTAACAGCAGCTCCTGGAATAAATATATTTATTAACAAAGATCTTTCATTAACTTCTCGAATTGGTCGAATTGGATATTCGAATATTAAAGACAATTTTAGTAACTCTAGTGGAGATACAGGCACGAATAAAAGAGATAGCATTGATGCTAGTATTTCCTTAAATAACTTCTATTTTGGTGTACTCTATAGAATATAA
- the nqrF gene encoding NADH:ubiquinone reductase (Na(+)-transporting) subunit F: protein MIFLASTLGTIAITIISFLVLTLVLVGILLFAKDKLLPSGPVKITINGEKEIEVASGGTLLSTLGNEKIFLPSACGGGGTCIQCECHVLEGGGEALPTETPHFSRKELQHGARLACQVKVKQDMNIEVPEEVFGIKKWEATVVRNYNVASFIKEFVVEIPEDMGYKAGGYIQIEIPQCEIKYSDIDITAHPEEHETPDKFQAEWDKFGLWPLVMKNNETVERAYSMASYPAEGREIMLNVRIATPPWDRSKNGWMDVNPGVASSYIFAQKPGDKVTISGPYGEFFINESEAEMLYVGGGAGMAPMRSHLYHLFRTLQTGRKVTYWYGGRSKRELFYLDHFYDLEKNFPNFKFYLALSEPLEEDNWKVKSDIDAEGDGFVGFIHNCVIDNYLNHHESPEDIELYFCGPPLMNKAVQKMGEDFGIPDENIRFDDFGG, encoded by the coding sequence ATGATATTTTTAGCGTCAACACTTGGAACAATCGCTATCACCATTATTTCGTTTTTGGTACTTACTTTGGTATTGGTAGGGATTTTATTATTTGCAAAAGATAAATTATTACCATCAGGACCTGTAAAAATTACTATTAATGGTGAAAAGGAGATTGAAGTTGCTTCTGGAGGAACTTTACTATCTACTTTAGGAAATGAAAAAATATTTTTACCATCTGCTTGTGGTGGAGGTGGAACCTGTATTCAATGTGAGTGCCACGTATTAGAAGGTGGAGGAGAAGCATTGCCTACAGAAACACCACATTTTTCTCGTAAGGAATTACAACATGGAGCACGTTTAGCTTGTCAGGTGAAGGTAAAACAGGATATGAATATCGAGGTTCCAGAAGAGGTATTTGGAATTAAAAAATGGGAAGCTACTGTTGTACGTAATTACAATGTAGCATCTTTTATCAAGGAATTTGTTGTAGAGATTCCTGAAGATATGGGATATAAAGCTGGTGGATATATTCAGATTGAAATTCCTCAATGCGAGATTAAATATTCGGATATTGATATTACTGCACACCCAGAAGAACATGAAACACCAGATAAGTTTCAGGCAGAATGGGATAAGTTTGGTCTATGGCCATTAGTAATGAAAAATAATGAAACTGTAGAAAGAGCTTATTCTATGGCTTCTTACCCAGCAGAAGGAAGAGAGATTATGCTTAATGTACGTATTGCTACTCCGCCTTGGGATAGAAGTAAGAATGGATGGATGGATGTGAATCCTGGTGTGGCATCTTCATATATTTTTGCTCAAAAGCCAGGAGATAAAGTAACTATCTCTGGACCTTATGGAGAATTTTTTATCAATGAGTCTGAAGCTGAGATGTTATATGTAGGTGGTGGTGCAGGTATGGCACCAATGCGTTCTCATTTATATCACTTATTTAGAACCTTACAAACAGGACGTAAAGTTACGTATTGGTATGGTGGACGTTCTAAACGTGAGTTATTCTACTTAGATCATTTCTATGATTTAGAGAAAAACTTCCCTAATTTTAAATTCTACTTAGCACTTTCTGAACCTTTAGAGGAAGATAACTGGAAGGTGAAAAGTGATATAGATGCCGAAGGAGATGGATTTGTTGGATTCATACATAATTGTGTAATCGATAATTATTTGAATCATCATGAATCTCCAGAAGATATAGAATTGTATTTCTGTGGACCTCCATTAATGAACAAGGCTGTTCAGAAAATGGGAGAAGATTTTGGTATTCCTGATGAGAATATCAGATTTGATGACTTTGGAGGATAG
- the nqrE gene encoding NADH:ubiquinone reductase (Na(+)-transporting) subunit E yields the protein MEYLELFLKAIFIDNMVFAFFLGMCSYLAVSKKVSTAVGLGAAVIFVLAITVPLNFLLDKYILREGALIWLGPEYADYDLSFLTFILFIATIATMVQLVEIIVEKFSPSLYNSLGIFLPLIAVNCAILGGSLFMQQKEFPAISHAAVYGIGSGIGWFLAILAIAAIREKIRYSNVPAPLRGLGITFILTGLMAIGFMSFGGMLTGGDEEESKKQETVQIEEKAAKEVAENTNVSTLK from the coding sequence ATGGAATATTTAGAATTATTTTTAAAAGCGATCTTTATAGATAACATGGTATTTGCATTCTTCTTAGGAATGTGTTCTTACCTTGCGGTATCTAAAAAGGTATCTACTGCTGTGGGTCTAGGAGCTGCAGTTATATTCGTTTTAGCAATTACAGTACCTTTAAACTTTTTATTAGATAAGTATATACTTAGAGAAGGTGCTTTAATATGGTTAGGTCCTGAGTACGCAGATTATGATTTAAGTTTCTTAACATTCATCCTTTTTATTGCTACGATTGCTACGATGGTACAATTAGTAGAAATTATTGTTGAGAAGTTTTCACCATCTTTATATAACTCATTAGGTATATTCTTACCATTAATAGCGGTAAACTGTGCAATCCTTGGTGGATCATTGTTTATGCAACAAAAAGAATTTCCAGCAATCTCTCATGCTGCGGTATATGGAATTGGATCAGGAATTGGTTGGTTCTTAGCAATTCTTGCTATTGCTGCGATTAGAGAAAAGATTAGATACTCTAATGTTCCTGCTCCATTAAGAGGATTAGGAATCACTTTTATTCTAACTGGACTTATGGCAATTGGATTTATGAGTTTCGGAGGAATGCTTACAGGAGGAGATGAAGAGGAATCAAAGAAACAGGAAACTGTTCAGATAGAAGAGAAAGCTGCTAAAGAAGTAGCAGAAAACACTAACGTTTCAACACTTAAATAA
- a CDS encoding NADH:ubiquinone reductase (Na(+)-transporting) subunit D, whose protein sequence is MAEVTEEKVEVKVKEPKEPLFSKKNNKLLTDPLADNNPITIQVLGICSALAITAQLKPSIVMAISVIFVLGIGNVVISLMRNIIPSKIRIIVQLVVVAALVIVVDQVLKAFAYTLSKELSVFIGLIITNCIIMGRFEAFALGNGPWKSFLDGIGNAAGYGVLLIIVAFFRELLGSGTLFGAKVLGDPIEKTGLYAFGYENNGFMVLAPMALITVGIIIWIQRSRNKALIEDH, encoded by the coding sequence ATGGCTGAAGTAACAGAAGAAAAAGTTGAAGTTAAAGTAAAAGAGCCTAAAGAGCCATTGTTTTCGAAGAAAAACAATAAATTATTAACAGATCCTCTAGCGGATAATAACCCTATTACTATCCAGGTATTAGGTATTTGTTCTGCACTTGCAATTACTGCCCAGTTAAAGCCTTCAATAGTAATGGCTATCTCGGTAATCTTTGTACTTGGTATTGGTAATGTTGTGATCTCATTAATGAGAAATATTATCCCGTCAAAAATTAGAATTATTGTACAGTTAGTAGTAGTAGCTGCTTTGGTAATTGTAGTTGATCAAGTATTAAAAGCTTTTGCTTATACATTGAGTAAGGAGCTTTCGGTATTTATTGGTCTGATTATTACCAACTGTATTATTATGGGACGTTTTGAGGCTTTTGCTTTAGGAAATGGACCATGGAAATCTTTTCTAGATGGTATAGGTAATGCGGCTGGATATGGAGTTTTATTGATAATTGTAGCATTTTTCAGAGAGCTATTAGGATCAGGGACATTGTTTGGTGCTAAAGTATTGGGAGATCCAATAGAGAAAACTGGATTGTATGCTTTCGGTTATGAAAATAACGGTTTTATGGTATTAGCCCCGATGGCTTTGATAACTGTAGGGATCATTATTTGGATTCAGAGAAGTAGAAATAAAGCACTAATCGAAGATCACTAG
- a CDS encoding Na(+)-translocating NADH-quinone reductase subunit C, giving the protein MAINTDKNSYTIIFAVAMVVVVGSILAGISSVLKPNITANKITEKQQNILFAMGISDTEDPNEFVPAEKAQELFDKYVGDEQYIITGNSAKKTTDAFNIEVKKENDKVKQDPNYERKMPLFIGKKDGQEFYVVPMRGNGLWDAIWGYVSLDKQFKTVKGAFFDHKGETPGLGANIKEAYFRDDFIGESILDASGNYKGITVKKGNGDPKNVRKDDNAVDAMAGATITGDGVTAMVKKGIKMYQPYFETLKK; this is encoded by the coding sequence ATGGCGATTAATACAGATAAAAATTCATATACAATTATCTTTGCAGTTGCAATGGTAGTTGTGGTAGGTTCTATATTAGCAGGTATATCTTCGGTACTTAAACCAAATATAACGGCTAATAAAATCACAGAAAAGCAGCAGAATATATTATTCGCAATGGGGATTTCGGATACGGAAGATCCTAACGAATTTGTACCTGCAGAAAAAGCACAAGAATTGTTTGATAAATATGTAGGAGATGAGCAATATATCATTACTGGAAATTCTGCTAAGAAAACAACTGATGCTTTTAATATAGAAGTGAAGAAGGAGAATGATAAGGTAAAGCAGGATCCAAATTATGAGCGAAAAATGCCATTGTTTATTGGTAAAAAAGACGGTCAGGAGTTTTATGTTGTGCCTATGAGAGGAAATGGTCTTTGGGATGCAATCTGGGGATATGTTTCTTTAGATAAACAATTTAAAACTGTGAAAGGTGCCTTTTTTGATCATAAAGGAGAGACTCCTGGTTTAGGAGCTAATATCAAAGAAGCTTATTTTAGAGATGACTTTATTGGAGAGAGTATTTTAGATGCTTCTGGAAATTATAAAGGAATTACAGTAAAGAAAGGTAATGGAGATCCTAAAAACGTAAGAAAAGATGATAATGCAGTAGATGCTATGGCGGGAGCTACAATTACCGGAGATGGTGTAACTGCAATGGTGAAGAAAGGAATTAAGATGTATCAACCTTATTTCGAAACTTTAAAAAAATAA
- a CDS encoding NADH:ubiquinone reductase (Na(+)-transporting) subunit B yields the protein MGLKSKLHNLKLKYKDKKMAPAFNAIHTFLYLPNEITHSGSHVRAADDLKRTMNTVIMSLVPCLIFGMFNAGYQHHLALGEIEAAANGFFSAAFWSFDNLVIGLWKVLPLVVVSYGVGLAVEFLFAVIKGHEVEEGYLVTGMLVPLIVPVDTPLWMLSVAVIFGVVIGKEVFGGTGMNILNPALTIRAFLFFAYPTWMSGDKVWVHGAVDRANEIAGGAQLDAISGETVLGGLAQGKNILGSGDATYSVMDAFFGFIPGSVGETSALLILLGAAFLIFTKIGSWRIMVSAVLGTLVMGLIFNGVTNAGWIAESSKFYALMNLEFWKHLIVGGIAFGIVFMATDPVTASQTNKGKWIYGFLIGFISILIRVFNPAYPEGVFLAILLMNVFAPTIDHYVVQGNVKKRMKRLKLKTA from the coding sequence ATGGGTTTAAAAAGTAAATTACATAACTTAAAACTTAAGTATAAAGATAAAAAGATGGCACCTGCATTTAATGCAATCCATACTTTTTTATATCTGCCAAATGAGATTACACATTCAGGATCTCACGTTCGTGCTGCAGATGATTTAAAACGTACCATGAATACTGTAATCATGTCATTAGTACCGTGTTTAATATTTGGTATGTTTAATGCAGGTTATCAGCATCATTTAGCGTTAGGTGAGATAGAAGCAGCTGCAAATGGTTTTTTTAGTGCTGCATTTTGGTCATTTGATAATTTAGTTATCGGATTATGGAAAGTTTTACCATTAGTAGTGGTTTCTTACGGAGTAGGATTAGCGGTAGAATTTTTATTTGCAGTAATTAAGGGACACGAGGTAGAAGAAGGATATTTGGTTACAGGAATGTTAGTTCCATTAATTGTTCCTGTGGATACTCCATTATGGATGTTATCAGTAGCCGTTATTTTTGGAGTGGTAATAGGTAAAGAGGTTTTTGGAGGAACTGGAATGAATATTTTAAATCCAGCACTAACAATTAGAGCCTTTTTGTTTTTCGCATATCCAACTTGGATGTCGGGAGATAAGGTTTGGGTACACGGAGCCGTAGATAGAGCGAACGAAATTGCTGGAGGAGCTCAATTAGATGCTATCTCGGGAGAGACTGTTTTAGGAGGATTAGCACAAGGAAAAAATATCTTAGGTTCTGGAGATGCTACATATTCGGTTATGGATGCGTTTTTCGGATTTATTCCAGGTTCTGTAGGAGAGACTTCAGCATTATTAATATTATTAGGAGCAGCTTTCTTAATCTTTACAAAAATAGGAAGCTGGAGAATTATGGTAAGTGCTGTATTAGGAACATTGGTTATGGGACTAATTTTTAATGGAGTTACCAATGCTGGTTGGATAGCAGAATCTAGTAAGTTTTATGCATTAATGAATCTAGAGTTCTGGAAACACTTAATAGTAGGAGGTATTGCTTTTGGTATTGTCTTTATGGCTACAGATCCTGTAACAGCTTCTCAAACCAATAAAGGAAAATGGATTTACGGATTCTTGATTGGATTTATTTCAATATTAATTAGAGTGTTTAATCCAGCATATCCAGAAGGTGTGTTTTTAGCAATTTTATTGATGAATGTATTTGCACCTACAATTGACCATTACGTGGTTCAAGGAAATGTTAAGAAAAGAATGAAACGTCTAAAATTAAAAACTGCTTAG
- a CDS encoding Na(+)-translocating NADH-quinone reductase subunit A produces the protein MSKDIRIRKGLDIKLVGEAEKVTAEATKSNVYAIKPDDFHGIVPKVIAKQGTEVKAGEPLFHSKSNENMLFPSPVSGEVVEIVRGAKRKILAFKILADKEQQFTDFGTKDVKSMNGEEIKSHLLSSGCWPFIKQRPYDVIANPDVAPKAIFISAYATAPLAADLGYALDGKEKELQTAVTALSKLTQGDVHVSVGKKDNSPFNGLDNITVHNVSGPHPAGNVGVQIAKVDPINKGEVVWVVNPQDLVIIGELLLTGKFNAERIIALTGSSVKNPKYFKTKIGAEVSSVIYDSGVKDNNIRVISGNVLTGDNVKPDGHLGFYHDMITVIPEGDDYELFGWNKPIFNKISPSRALTFSWLFPNKKYDLNTNTNGEHRAFVVTGNYETVFPLDIYPLQILKACAVNDLDAMEQLGMYEVAPEDFALTEFICVSKQPHQQIIREGLDLMLKEIG, from the coding sequence ATGTCAAAAGACATTCGTATCAGAAAGGGCTTGGACATTAAGCTTGTTGGCGAAGCAGAGAAAGTTACTGCAGAAGCTACCAAAAGTAATGTTTACGCAATTAAGCCTGACGATTTTCACGGTATTGTGCCAAAAGTTATTGCCAAACAGGGTACAGAAGTTAAAGCCGGCGAACCCTTATTCCACTCTAAATCTAATGAAAATATGCTTTTTCCTTCACCAGTAAGCGGTGAGGTTGTGGAAATTGTTCGCGGTGCTAAACGAAAAATATTAGCATTTAAGATTTTAGCAGATAAAGAACAACAATTTACAGACTTTGGAACAAAGGATGTAAAGTCAATGAATGGTGAGGAGATCAAATCTCACTTGCTGTCATCGGGTTGTTGGCCTTTTATCAAACAACGTCCGTATGATGTTATAGCTAATCCGGATGTTGCTCCTAAAGCAATTTTTATATCTGCATATGCAACAGCTCCTTTAGCAGCTGATCTTGGGTATGCGCTAGATGGTAAAGAAAAAGAGCTTCAGACAGCGGTAACTGCGTTAAGTAAGTTAACACAAGGAGATGTTCATGTGTCTGTAGGGAAGAAGGATAATTCACCTTTTAATGGGTTGGATAATATTACTGTACACAATGTAAGTGGTCCGCATCCTGCTGGGAATGTTGGAGTACAAATAGCAAAAGTAGATCCAATAAATAAAGGAGAAGTTGTGTGGGTCGTAAATCCACAAGATCTTGTTATTATTGGAGAGTTGTTATTAACTGGTAAGTTTAACGCGGAGCGTATCATTGCGTTGACTGGATCTTCAGTAAAGAACCCAAAATATTTTAAAACTAAGATCGGAGCAGAGGTTTCTTCTGTTATTTATGATTCTGGTGTTAAAGATAATAACATAAGGGTTATCAGCGGAAATGTTCTTACAGGTGATAATGTAAAGCCTGATGGTCATTTAGGATTTTATCACGATATGATTACTGTGATTCCAGAAGGAGATGATTATGAATTGTTTGGTTGGAATAAACCAATTTTCAATAAAATATCTCCATCTAGAGCGTTGACTTTTTCTTGGTTGTTTCCGAATAAAAAATATGATTTAAATACCAATACAAATGGCGAACATAGGGCGTTTGTTGTAACTGGTAATTACGAAACTGTTTTTCCTTTAGATATTTATCCATTGCAAATCTTAAAAGCTTGCGCGGTTAATGATCTAGATGCTATGGAACAATTAGGAATGTATGAAGTAGCTCCTGAGGATTTTGCATTGACTGAGTTTATATGTGTTTCTAAGCAACCACATCAGCAGATCATTAGAGAAGGACTAGATTTAATGTTAAAAGAAATAGGATAA
- a CDS encoding DUF5103 domain-containing protein gives MSQNLKQFLLILGIFSSSSFFITAQQVTNEVNPPDHIKTIQLFGSEEFSGTPILKLGEPLHIRFDDINGDEVDYYYKITHYNFDWTPSVLYKNEYLNGFDDIRIVNYENSFNTLQMYSNYTLRIPNEDTKGLKVSGNYMIEIYDEDDEIVFSRKFIVYESITNIKVYTKRSRDLKYIDTRQSVQFEISSPNEILKNPKRNLKTLVIQNNDLKNAITDLVPQFTIANSLVYKYDVESSFWGGNEYLFFDSKEVRSPTANIRSIDLQKIYHNYLYTDIVRANRIYTYYPDINGSFVVRNLRAENSNTEADYVWMHFSLECYEPLNGGEIHLYGNFNNYVTDDSTRLTYDKENGIYIGKKLFKQGFNNYKYVLVKSDGTIDPGFISGNFDETENEYMIIPYYRAPGARYDRAIGKGIGNSRNITN, from the coding sequence ATGTCACAAAATCTTAAACAATTCTTACTAATTCTAGGAATATTTAGTAGTTCTTCATTTTTTATTACAGCTCAGCAAGTTACAAATGAAGTAAACCCTCCTGACCACATCAAAACCATTCAGCTATTTGGTAGCGAAGAATTTTCCGGAACACCTATTTTAAAACTCGGAGAGCCTCTTCATATTAGATTTGACGATATCAATGGCGATGAAGTAGATTACTACTATAAAATCACTCATTATAATTTTGACTGGACTCCTTCTGTTTTATATAAAAACGAATACTTAAATGGCTTTGATGATATTAGAATCGTAAACTACGAGAATTCTTTTAACACACTACAGATGTATAGCAATTATACACTAAGAATACCGAACGAAGACACAAAAGGATTGAAAGTAAGCGGTAATTATATGATAGAAATTTATGATGAGGATGACGAAATAGTGTTCTCTCGAAAATTTATAGTCTACGAAAGTATAACTAACATAAAGGTTTACACAAAGAGATCAAGAGACTTAAAATATATTGACACTCGACAATCAGTACAATTTGAAATAAGCTCTCCTAATGAAATTTTAAAAAATCCAAAACGAAATTTAAAAACATTAGTGATTCAAAATAATGATTTAAAAAATGCAATTACAGATCTCGTACCACAATTTACAATTGCGAATAGTTTAGTATACAAATACGATGTAGAATCCAGTTTTTGGGGTGGCAATGAATATCTTTTCTTTGACAGCAAAGAAGTAAGGTCACCAACTGCCAATATAAGAAGTATCGATCTCCAGAAAATATATCACAATTACCTGTACACAGATATTGTTAGAGCCAATAGAATATACACATATTACCCAGACATCAACGGTAGTTTTGTTGTAAGAAATTTAAGAGCCGAAAACAGTAACACAGAAGCTGACTATGTTTGGATGCACTTTTCTCTAGAATGCTACGAACCTCTTAATGGAGGAGAAATCCATTTATATGGAAATTTCAACAACTATGTTACAGATGATTCAACTCGATTAACTTACGATAAGGAAAATGGAATTTACATCGGGAAAAAATTATTTAAACAAGGATTTAATAATTATAAATATGTCTTAGTAAAGTCAGATGGCACTATAGATCCAGGTTTTATTAGTGGAAATTTTGATGAAACTGAAAACGAATATATGATCATTCCTTATTATCGAGCACCAGGAGCAAGATATGATAGAGCAATAGGCAAAGGTATAGGCAATTCTAGAAATATTACAAACTGA